The Panicum hallii strain FIL2 chromosome 9, PHallii_v3.1, whole genome shotgun sequence genome has a window encoding:
- the LOC112876479 gene encoding trinucleotide repeat-containing gene 18 protein-like: MQKQEHPISCSLPPSNQNSKKPSMASQERTAPTGRSGGADDVRSHTDAGSFGNDPASSAAPEDFEFCILSSGGLALAGEDAADMCVADEVFSGGKLLPFRLSSATSGDALLRSDSLDGSATTASTSGFSSSSVSRSASSSSSSSCVSRSTSSKSASSDPAGLGSCPPNRGATADAAVPPRRSLSGSVFYAHPSPSPRPPRRSARPAAAPAPRRSTGSAPPASWGLIRLGVVGAAEVYAPRPAGYRKAAAASARGGSRSARFDQPRTAPKEDKKLALGLLGAGLVCSCSPDAVAPVGSAEVAAAEARRRRKMAEEKKRAAKQSGRSTARRSRILEWLEELSISKDKSVV, translated from the coding sequence ATGCAGAAGCAAGAGCACCCCATCTCTTGCTCTCTTCCACCTTCTAACCAAAACAGCAAGAAACCATCCATGGCGAGCCAGGAAAGAACCGCGCCGACAGGCCGATCGGGCGGTGCCGACGACGTCCGCTCGCACACAGACGCCGGATCATTCGGAAATGATCCGGCGTCATCGGCGGCGCCCGAGGACTTTGAGTTCTGCATACTCTCGTCCGGCGGGCTCGCGCTGGCCGGCGAGGACGCGGCCGACATGTGCGTCGCCGACGAGGTCTTCTCCGGCGGCAAGCTCCTCCCTTTCCGCCTCTCCTCGGCGACCTCGGGCGACGCGTTGCTCCGCTCGGACTCGCTGGACGGCTCCGCGACGACGGCGTCCACCAGCGGCTTCAGCTCGAGCTCCGTCAGCCGCAGCGCGagctccagcagcagcagcagctgcgtCAGCCGGAGCACGTCGTCCAAGAGCGCGTCCTCGGACCCTGCCGGGCTCGGCAGCTGTCCTCCCAACAGGGGCGCCACGGCCGACGCAGCCGTGCCGCCGCGGCGGTCGCTGTCGGGCAGCGTGTTCTACGCGCACCCGAGCCcgtcgccgcgcccgccgcgccggaGCGCCCGCCCTgcagccgcgcccgcgccgcgccgcagcACCGGGtcggcgccgccggcgtcgtGGGGCCTCATACGCCTGGGCGTCGTCGGCGCCGCCGAGGTGTACGCGCCGCGCCCGGCCGGGTACAGGAAGGCCGCCGCTGCGAGCGCGAGGGGCGGGAGCCGGAGCGCGAGGTTCGATCAGCCCAGGACCGCCCCCAAGGAGGACAAGAAGCTCGCGCTGGGGCTGCTGGGGGCCGGCCTGGTGTGCTCGTGCTCGCCTGACGCCGTCGCGCCCGTGGGCTCGGCGGAGgtggccgcggcggaggcgaggcggaggaggaagatggcggaagagaagaagagagCGGCGAAGCAGAGCGGGCGGAGCACCGCCCGGAGGAGCAGGATTCTCGAGTGGCTGGAGGAGCTCTCCATTTCCAAGGACAAGAGCGTCGTGTAG
- the LOC112877538 gene encoding allene oxide cyclase, chloroplastic-like has protein sequence MAAALRAAPPSRVTARPAEGFARSVVASRVAAAAGGVGAAGKKARGGVAVRASLFSPKPAAAKDARPSKAQELYVYEINERDRESPAYLRLSPKQTENALGDLVPFTNKVYNGSLDKRLGITAGICVLIQHVPERNGDRYEAIYSLYFGDYGHISVQGPYLTYEESYLAVTGGSGVFEGAYGQVKLHQIVFPFKIFYTFYLRGIPDLPRELLCTPVPPSPTVEPTPAARAAEPHACLKNFTN, from the exons ATGGCCGCCGCGCTcagggccgcgccgccgtcccgggTCACCGCCAGGCCCGCGGAAGGCTTCGCCAGGTCGGTGGTGGCGTCGCGGgtcgcggcggccgccggcggcgtcgGGGCGGCCGGGAAGAaggcgcgcggcggcgtggcggtCCGGGCGTCGCTGTTCTCGCCCAAGCCCGCGGCGGCCAAGGACGCGCGGCCGTCCAAGGCGCAGGAGCTCTACGTGTACGAGATCAACGAGCGGGACCGCGAGAGCCCCGCGTACCTGCGGCTCAGCCCCAAGCAGACGGAGAACGCGCTGGGCGACCTCGTGCCCTTCACCAACAAG GTGTACAACGGGAGCCTGGACAAGCGCCTGGGCATCACCGCCGGCATCTGCGTGCTGATCCAGCACGTCCCCGAGCGCAACGGCGACCGGTACGAGGCCATCTACAGCCTCTACTTCGGCGACTACGGGCACATCTCGGTGCAGGGGCCCTACCTGACCTACGAGGAGTCGTACCTCGCCGTCACGGGCGGGTCCGGCGTCTTCGAGGGCGCCTACGGCCAGGTGAAGCTCCACCAGATCGTCTTCCCCTTCAAGATCTTCTACACCTTCTACCTCCGGGGCATCCCGGACCTGCCGCGGGAGCTGCTCTGCACGCCCGTCCCGCCCTCCCCCACCGTCGAGCCCACCCCCGCCGCCAGGGCTGCCGAGCCCCACGCCTGCCTCAAGAACTTCACCAACTGA
- the LOC112877940 gene encoding probable esterase D14L — MGIVEEAHNLRVVGEGKRGVIVLAHGFGTDQSVWKHLVPHLVADYRVVLFDTMGAGPTNPDYFDFARYATLEGYALDLLAILQELGVESCIYVGHSVSAVIGALASISRPDLFSKLVLLSASPRYLNDVDYYGGFEQDELDELFEAMRSNYKAWCSGFAPLCVGGDMESVAVQEFSRTLFNIRPDIALSVAQTIFQSDVRSLLPLVSVPCHIVQSTKDLAVPVVVSEYLHKHLGGDSIVEVMPSEGHLPQLSSPDIVIPVLLRHIQHDIAV, encoded by the exons ATGGGGATCGTGGAGGAGGCGCACAACCTGCGGGTGGTGGGGGAGGGGAAGCGCGGGGTGATCGTGCTGGCGCACGGCTTCGGCACGGACCAGTCCGTGTGGAAGCACCTGGTGCCGCACCTCGTCGCCGACTACCGCGTCGTGCTCTTCGACACCATGGGCGCGGGGCCCACCAACCcggactacttcgacttcgcccGCTACGCCACGCTCGAGGGCTACGCGCTCGACCTCCTCGCCATCCTCCAGGAGCTCGGCGTCGAGTCCTGCATCTACGTCGGCCACTCCGTctccgccgtcatcggcgcgcTCGCCTCCATCTCCAGGCCCGACCTCTTCAGCAAACTCGTGCTGCTCTCCGCGTCCCCCAG GTACCTGAATGATGTGGACTATTATGGAGGCTTTGAGCAAGATGAGCTTGATGAACTCTTTGAGGCCATGCGATCAAACTACAAGGCCTGGTGCTCAGGTTTTGCACCACTGTGTGTTGGAGGAGACATGGAATCCGTGGCAGTTCAGGAGTTTAGCCGGACACTATTCAACATACGTCCAGACATTGCACTTAGTGTTGCCCAGACGATATTCCAGAGCGACGTGCGCAGCCTCCTCCCGCTCGTTAGTGTCCCATGCCACATCGTTCAGAGCACCAAGGATCTTGCAGTGCCAGTCGTTGTGTCTGAGTACCTGCACAAGCACCTCGGCGGTGATTCTATTGTCGAGGTAATGCCATCTGAAGGCCATCTTCCCCAGCTAAGCTCTCCAGACATTGTTATCCCTGTCTTGCTCCGGCACATTCAGCATGATATTGCAGTCTAG